The Gemmatimonas phototrophica region TGGTCGCCTTGCTGCTGGGGCGGCGGTACATGAAACCCGCCCACGCCTGGGCGTTCCCGGTGGGCATGCTGGCGCTGTTGCTGGCGAGCGGTGTGGTGGCCGACAAGACCGGCGAGCAGCAGGAAGAGAAGGTGGAGCGCGTAGTGCCCGAGTCGGCGCTGGAAACGCACGAAGAGGCCGCAGAGCTGTTTCTGGTGGTGACCGGCGGGGTGCTCGTGCTCGCGGCCGGTGGCCTCATGAGCAACAAACTGGGGGCCACGATGCGGGTGGTGGGCGCGGTGGGGTCGCTGGCCGTGCTGGC contains the following coding sequences:
- a CDS encoding DUF2231 domain-containing protein; protein product: MFGAAVAPDSGGEARDTVPVTHFPELLMLNNLPLHALIVHMPIALTVLVPVFVVVALLLGRRYMKPAHAWAFPVGMLALLLASGVVADKTGEQQEEKVERVVPESALETHEEAAELFLVVTGGVLVLAAGGLMSNKLGATMRVVGAVGSLAVLAAGWNVGHSGGALVYQHNAGSAYTSPK